The Litchfieldia alkalitelluris genome has a window encoding:
- a CDS encoding YceI family protein encodes MAKQKWNVDVTHSGIDFSVKHMMFATVKGAFHKFDAEIEADLADLTTADIQFTVDLASVDTRNEDRDNHLRSADFFDVENHPTMAFKSTSITKTDENEYDVTGELTLNGVTNTETFAVTFEGQGKNPWGVEVAGFSGEGKVKRSDYGLTWNAALETGGVLVGDQIKISLQIEANPA; translated from the coding sequence ATGGCTAAGCAAAAGTGGAATGTTGACGTAACACACAGTGGAATTGACTTTTCAGTAAAGCATATGATGTTTGCAACAGTAAAGGGAGCTTTTCATAAGTTTGATGCAGAAATCGAAGCAGATCTAGCAGATTTAACAACTGCAGATATTCAATTTACTGTAGATCTTGCTAGTGTAGATACACGTAACGAAGACCGAGATAATCACCTTCGTTCAGCAGATTTCTTTGATGTTGAAAATCATCCAACGATGGCATTCAAGTCAACAAGCATTACAAAAACAGACGAAAATGAATATGATGTTACAGGTGAATTAACATTAAATGGTGTTACAAACACTGAAACATTTGCAGTTACTTTTGAAGGGCAAGGGAAAAATCCTTGGGGTGTAGAAGTTGCAGGATTTAGTGGAGAAGGAAAAGTTAAGCGTAGTGACTATGGTTTAACTTGGAATGCTGCACTTGAAACTGGTGGAGTATTAGTAGGAGATCAAATAAAAATTTCTCTTCAAATCGAAGCAAACCCAGCATAA